One genomic segment of Candidatus Poribacteria bacterium includes these proteins:
- a CDS encoding phytanoyl-CoA dioxygenase family protein produces MVELTREDIEFFRNEGYLVKRNVLNPELMERARTRLWDGAPEGRKREDPETWIGPFTPEEENPDGNNHRRGFRWNFREPGGEEWMVQLLATDPNVWRMAEQFLGEGNLMQPDRVRGIYCTLPYGDIPKKSIGCHVDAHPFHLGAVGYIDDVPSEGGGFTVWPRSHKIFYYDYHSQYKNEPTPQYEIDRERLSKEPGVECYGNAGDVVFWHHRIGHAAGHNYSRQIRQAVLYDFRKTELEQTQEEPPNKDMWRDWPGIQALKSD; encoded by the coding sequence ATGGTTGAACTTACACGGGAAGATATCGAATTTTTCAGAAATGAAGGATATTTGGTGAAACGGAACGTCCTCAACCCAGAATTGATGGAACGGGCACGGACAAGGCTCTGGGACGGTGCCCCCGAAGGACGCAAACGCGAAGATCCTGAAACATGGATCGGTCCGTTCACACCAGAGGAAGAGAACCCCGACGGAAATAATCATCGACGCGGATTCCGGTGGAATTTCCGTGAACCGGGTGGCGAAGAGTGGATGGTTCAGCTGCTTGCTACCGATCCAAATGTTTGGCGGATGGCAGAGCAATTTTTAGGGGAAGGCAACCTCATGCAGCCCGACCGCGTGCGCGGTATCTATTGCACGCTCCCTTACGGCGATATCCCGAAGAAGTCGATTGGGTGTCACGTTGACGCCCATCCGTTCCATCTCGGTGCCGTCGGTTACATTGACGATGTGCCGTCGGAGGGAGGCGGGTTTACAGTCTGGCCAAGAAGCCACAAAATCTTCTATTATGATTACCACTCCCAATACAAAAACGAACCGACACCGCAGTACGAGATCGACCGCGAGCGTCTCAGCAAAGAACCCGGTGTTGAATGCTATGGGAACGCGGGGGATGTCGTCTTCTGGCACCATCGCATCGGTCATGCGGCAGGACATAACTACTCACGGCAGATCCGACAGGCAGTCCTATACGACTTTCGGAAAACAGAATTAGAACAAACGCAGGAAGAACCCCCCAACAAGGATATGTGGCGGGATTGGCCCGGCATCCAAGCATTGAAGTCAGATTAA